The genome window AGGCTCAGGCACAGGCAGCAATTCGTTTCCTTAGGCACATCTGCAGCTCAAGGAGACTGTTTCGATACATCTGCTTACTACTGCTCAACAGATTCGCCTTCGTTACTGTTGAGTTGCTCAGGTGGCTTGCTTTGCAGGTTTCATACAGGAAGGAGGAACTTTGAAAGTTGATATCAATACAGGCCTTTGGTGTTGCATGTGAGAAGGCTGGAAGTCACGGCGATCACGCTTCCTCTCAACAAACAGCCCCAACGCGACGATACGATCCTCATCGAACGCTAGCCTCGGCCCCTTACAGTGTTGAGTTTGGTCTATCTCACATGACTTGACCGTATACCAGCCAGCTTTTTGCCTTGCACGCTCTGCACGTTTTGATGAAAAGTATGGCTTTTATCATTGCAATTTAGCCATGTTTTTGCAGCCTGCACCAGCATTCAGGTCTAACTCCACCGTCAAGTTTTAGTCTCCTGATTAGCGTGCTCGAATTGGGCGATCATCAATCATCGTTTGAACTTAAACCCGCAGTTAGCCGGCTTTTTGACCCCTTCCGTCTCAGGTCTTGACAGGTATGCAGTCTTATCAAGATATCCATCTAAAGCTATCATTGTTAACAATCTTGTCTTTAATATAGTACAAGACTATTCTCAGTACATCTGATGGTCCAAGACCAGCAGTGAAACACGATGTCCACCCCCGGCATTGGTGGGGATTTCCAGTTGTTCTCACCTCTCGAGTCTACGAGGAGAATATCTCAAGGAAACTCCTTGTCAGTTGACCAATCAAGTACGGACGTTGCCAGTCAGGACTGGACACAGTGGATGCGATGGGATGACGAGCAAGCATTTCCAGAAACTGCAAATGCTTCGCCTAGCTCCCCATTTGACCTTGCATTTATATCGCCAAGTGCCTCTTCTGGACGGGAGGCATCTGATGCGATGCACAAAGACTTCTCACCTGATATATCTCTAGATTTCAAAAGCCCTTCGCTTGGATTTTTCCCGGGCGGAGATCTGAATACCAATGTATCCCCTCAGCCAGATCATGTTGGTGCGGGGTCACTGTCAGTCCACTCTAACTCTCCCCTCTCGTCGATTGGTGCGAGCCGCAAACGCAAGACTGGaagcgatgacgatggatCTACGATGACAAGCATGTTCAAAGCTAAACAGGCGCCATCCAAGAAACGAGCGCATAATGTCATCGAGAAGAGATACAGAGCCAATCTGAACGAGAAAATTGCTGAGCTAAGAGACAGTGTGCCTAGTCTACGGGCCTCCTACAAGCAGGCAAACGGCAActccggtgatgatgacgatgatggtgtcACCTCAGCCAGCAAACTCAACAAAGCGTCCATCCTCTCGAAAGCGACAGAGTACATACGCCATCTCGAGATTCGTAACAAGAgattggaggaagagaatacCGCGCTGAAGATCCGATTACGTCAGTTGGACAAGGCCGCTGATCAGATTGTTACCTCTGCGGCGTCAGTCTCATCACCCAGCGACTGTACCGTATCTACAGAGTCAGGGGCGAGCTCATCCCCGAGTGTGTTCTCGCACGCAGAGGACGTTCCGAGTGATCActctccaacttcttcacACCCTCCCGAAGGATTGATCAAAGTTCCGGATGCTTGGAAACGCATGAGGGCTGCCGGTTCAAATGAGAGCCCCTACTCGCAATCGTACATCCAATATAAGAAGACCGACAGTCACTCGTCTCAATCTGGTGGAGGACGTATGCGGTCGCACCTTCCCAATAAGTACATGCTGGGCGCCCTCGCCGGGCTCATGGTACTTGAAGGCCTAGgcacagaaaagaaaacagaaTCAACGGCAAAAGGGCTGCTGGCGGTACCTTTGAACCTGTTGAATAGAGTTCAGCTGCCGTCAGAGGTTTACTCAAGCGCGGCGTTCCAGTACTTCTGGTCGTCTTGGCACGCGCGCGCAATTTCCCACTTTCTGATGCTTGCAATTCTTGTCGTTGGTAGCGCTTTTATTGTCTTCGTCTATCTGTTCAATTCAGATCCGAGGCGGCAATACTCCGCCTCCAAAGTCGCTCCTGATGTTACACTTTCGTCATGCAACTTCAGACGACAAGCCTGGCTTACCAGCATTCAACGAGTCGGTGTACCACGCCATAGGTTCTTCCACGAGTGGTACGTTGTTACATCTCGATGTTTTGAATACGTTTTGCGGTGTCTACTAGGATGGAAACTGTATTCTTTGGTCACTGGCGtcaccgaagaagatgagaaaggGCGCGTGAAAACTTGGGATATTGCAATCGACGCGCAATTGGCCGGCGGCGATGCAGAAATCAGCAAAAGCCGTCTGGTCCTTACGATATTTGCAGCAGGAACACTTCCTCGAAGcccgatgaggatgatgctgaAAGCTCTTCACTGCCGCATTCTGATGTGGCGGGTCGGTGAGCCTGGTTCGTGGACATTCAACGTATCGAATGATGTTGCCCGCAGTCTGGCCAGGTATCAATGGGATCTCGCGCGCAAGATGAACGCTGCATTACCCAAGGATCATCCGGATTCCTTACCGAGTCATTTGGCCACCTTGTTAAAGATTGATTGTGACGACGTCATGATTGATACCATCATCCAGCGAGCAGCAAATCTGACTTGGAATCGTCCAACGCAAGAAGGAaccgacgatgacgaagcgCTACTAGAtgtcgtcgaggaggaccCCGCAATTCAATCCTCACTGgatgctcttgctgcttGGTGGTCAAGTCACTTGCTTCAAGGGGCTCTTCTCAGGTATTTCGAGGCGAGCTCTGGTGGGCCTGACGCGAAGAAGAGCCGCAATGTCTTCAAATCCAAGATCAAGCTCGCTCTTGATGTAGCGCCCCAGCCATCTGCAGCCCATACGCGTGCGCTGGTCATGATGGCCGTCTTTTTTGAACGGGACCGCGTCGCCAACATCGGAAGCGTTCTTGCCGCACTCCCGAAGGAAAAAGGCAAGAACAAACAAAACCAAGCTTCTAACTTTCTCGACTCTTCTTTACCAATATCCGTGCGGGAAGAGATCTCAACCGCCGTCCGATGCGCCATGATCGCGGCGATCTTCAATGCTCGAGCAACTGGCGATACCTCTCTACCAGCAACGTTCACAGTAGAAAAAGCAATCCATTGGTTTAATCGCCTGCCCCTTGACCCAGTCGAGCTTACTCTCCTCGAATTCGCGGCGGTTtatcatcttctccatatctTGGCGTCAGACATCGACTACCTTGCTTCGTCAGATTCGTCGGCGCCGCCCTCCCCGATGTCCAAGGCATCGGACAtgttgtcatcatcttcagatgatggtgaagacGGTGCTTCACAGCGCAACAATAATATCATCCCTCATCCAATGCCCAACTTGGGCCGTGTTGCTTCCGAGCTTATTTACTGGGCTCGCAATGCTTATAACCCGGCTTTCTACGGCTTCACGTCAAACCTTGTCAAAGTGATTGAAACTGAATGCACGTCATTGTGTCAAACAGCTGGGGTGCATGTGGCCGACTATTCCTGTGTCCAGGAGGAGAAATCTAAAGCCAAGCAGGCCATTGACTCCAAGAGACGGTTCGCTGGCGGCAATGAAGAAGCCTCTGACAATCTACTGCTCTCCGATGAGTCgtagtgatgatgacgctACTGCCAGAAGCTTGAAAGCTGGCGAGCAGAGTAGTCAGCTTGGCAAAGCATCTGGTCTGGATCGAGGCTTCTGCATTTACCACGCAGCACTGGAGCcgatctttctttttttttttttcccggcttttcattcttcttccgtAATATCCCTGGATAGAAAAATTTCCATGTACAAGGCGTTTCTCTCTCGGTGAGTCTTTTCTGAAAGGTCTTCTCTCAGATCTCTGTCATGTTAACCAAGATGTGCCTCCAAATGCATGATACTCATGAATACTCCTCATTTCCTGTTTATTTATGTATATGGATCTCAGATGTAACGTGGCAGGGTTTCATGGATCGGGAAGGGGCGCTCGTGGCTGCCCAGTCTTCACACATTATCTTGTATGGCATGAAATTTGCGTCACTGAAGAATCAGACTCTACTCCAGCATTTCACGGGACTAGACTTACGCATGAAGCTACTCGCGTCGTTTGCTCCCAAAATAACCCTAGATAGTATAttttcatctcatctcgaAAGGATCCTCTAGTGAGTTACAAGGGAATTTACTGTCGCCAATAGAGAACTTCAGTATGGGGACTTGACTTTTCACGCACGCGCATCTAGGGCCATGGCTCTGGATGCCTTGGAACTCG of Aspergillus fumigatus Af293 chromosome 2, whole genome shotgun sequence contains these proteins:
- the srbA gene encoding basic helix-loop-helix domain-containing protein, yielding MSTPGIGGDFQLFSPLESTRRISQGNSLSVDQSSTDVASQDWTQWMRWDDEQAFPETANASPSSPFDLAFISPSASSGREASDAMHKDFSPDISLDFKSPSLGFFPGGDLNTNVSPQPDHVGAGSLSVHSNSPLSSIGASRKRKTGSDDDGSTMTSMFKAKQAPSKKRAHNVIEKRYRANLNEKIAELRDSVPSLRASYKQANGNSGDDDDDGVTSASKLNKASILSKATEYIRHLEIRNKRLEEENTALKIRLRQLDKAADQIVTSAASVSSPSDCTVSTESGASSSPSVFSHAEDVPSDHSPTSSHPPEGLIKVPDAWKRMRAAGSNESPYSQSYIQYKKTDSHSSQSGGGRMRSHLPNKYMLGALAGLMVLEGLGTEKKTESTAKGLLAVPLNLLNRVQLPSEVYSSAAFQYFWSSWHARAISHFLMLAILVVGSAFIVFVYLFNSDPRRQYSASKVAPDVTLSSCNFRRQAWLTSIQRVGVPRHRFFHEWYVVTSRCFEYVLRCLLGWKLYSLVTGVTEEDEKGRVKTWDIAIDAQLAGGDAEISKSRLVLTIFAAGTLPRSPMRMMLKALHCRILMWRVGEPGSWTFNVSNDVARSLARYQWDLARKMNAALPKDHPDSLPSHLATLLKIDCDDVMIDTIIQRAANLTWNRPTQEGTDDDEALLDVVEEDPAIQSSLDALAAWWSSHLLQGALLRYFEASSGGPDAKKSRNVFKSKIKLALDVAPQPSAAHTRALVMMAVFFERDRVANIGSVLAALPKEKGKNKQNQASNFLDSSLPISVREEISTAVRCAMIAAIFNARATGDTSLPATFTVEKAIHWFNRLPLDPVELTLLEFAAVYHLLHILASDIDYLASSDSSAPPSPMSKASDMLSSSSDDGEDGASQRNNNIIPHPMPNLGRVASELIYWARNAYNPAFYGFTSNLVKVIETECTSLCQTAGVHVADYSCVQEEKSKAKQAIDSKRRFAGGNEEASDNLLLSDES